The Amblyomma americanum isolate KBUSLIRL-KWMA chromosome 2, ASM5285725v1, whole genome shotgun sequence genome contains the following window.
TTGAACCAGGGGGAAGACGGTCGTTCGGTTACGGTAATTTTGGGAATATGGGCTTTGATTAATTCCTTCATTTTCTATTTAAATATTAGCCAGTTATCTTCAACTGAACGACACGAGAACGTATCAAGAAAAGAGAAACTAAACTGAGTTAACTTTTCATTGAAAGCGATGTAATCACCTCTGTCGTAGAGGGTTATTGTGTTCTTTACTTTTTTCTTGTACGCTATACGAGATTGATAAGTAGCGTGAATTACGGCATTATCGCTGAGTTCGGGCGAAAAAGTTAGCTCAGAAAGGTTATCAGGATGTGTGGTGAACAAAAGATCAAGCAGACTGGAAGACTGATTATTATGCCTTGTTGGGATGGAGATAAGCTGTGACAAGCCAAACGTAAGGCACGTATTAAGAAATTCACTTTCGGTGTTTTTTTTCGACATTGTTAAAGCTATGTCCGACCACGTTATTGCTGAAAAGTTGAAATCTCCGAACAAAAGGATTGGTGTGCTGGGAAAGAGATTGGTGCCAGTATGTATTGGCCACCCCACATCAAGACTAATGTTGAGAAAGGCGAGCGTGCcctaggtaggctactacgaacaagtaataggaaatttggcatgcgccgggacacgcttgtacttctctacaaagcctatgtcagacctattttggaatttggctgcatactatttctggctcccctaaatatcagcttcatccgttgctgctgttagaaagtCGCGCATTGCGCATCTGCCTAGgcctccctcaatcagtttccaccaCAGTTCTGTACCTGGAGACTCGTATTGCCGACTttaactcccgttttcaccttttaagtgtcaggacttttttgcgggcatttgacTCGGCTCCTGGAGTagctacacctattttcgtctcgcaccctGCCCTCTTTCTCACTCGTCACTGGCCAAGGCTCCACCGccctcaagttgtttttactcagaaccttttatccaacattggtgtggatctcgattttgtatgcagagttggttgggcagcgtcccctgtggatattgaTTTTGATTATATTTTCTCACCTAATACGAACCACCTGCCTGCAGCACAAACTGGTCgcctctttgatcaccttgcccatttccCGCAACATACTCTGATTACTACTGATGCGTCTGGGGCTGTCCGGAAAGAAGCAGTTGGTGTTTTTGCAGTGCCGTTCtcgtgaagcttttcgcttagaGTCCCGGATtgcacaaccatatttctagcagagtttatggctcttgagCTGGCCGCTTATAAAATTCcaacaactgtttctcaggtgatattcctctcagattgtctctcttTTGTTGGCGCTGGAGCCCACGCGGAACTCGTTTTTGATACGCTcagtaaagttttttttcttattcctggatgggtgaaagaggtgcgcttcatttggataccaggccactgcggtattttacaaagtatAGCAGCCGACGTTTTAAAAAATCAGCTCTATATGCACCTGTCGCCTTTAGCGTCCCTGATCTTGTTATTTTCGGtgtgactcgatttcagcgttcTCAGTTCataaccgccacgtgcaacgatcctTTACTTTCTACTGTGGACTaacaacatctcatgtacccatggaaggctcgtgcctgtaaaacccggcagtgtgaggtagcgatgacactcatgtggtgcaggattccccgttgaAATCTTATGTAGATGCgtgttcagtcccacaaacctttgtgtgGCTTGTTGTGAAGttgagacattggagcatttcctactctcttgccggaggtttgcacatgaGAGGAGAGCACATCTACTAgttcccattacaaagttgggtctcactttgtcggtccttctcctctctttcggcgcaaGCGTCAgcggttttgcattgcatcaagtttgcgaatacctccacaataaTATAACAGCTAcaggcagattcccttgctaactGTTTCCAAAACTGCCAAACTTGTGGcagtgatcgatgcgacgtgaagtGTATTCagggggtgacatgaaatagtcgTGAAGCGCAACGTGAGATATAGATTGTGAAATAGTGCTAGGCGACCAATTTCGCAGCGAGATTGTAAtggtgggagtgagacgttagatttcatggctgtgattcTTGCCGTAGGGTcgtaatttgaaagaatgaagcgaacggaattatgTTGAATAAGTTCGAATGAATATACGAGGTTTTCATGCATAGAGTCCCTTGTTGATGCTGCGTATTATAGTTTAGGACGTGTCAGTGTTTTATAGAGTAAACGCATAAGGTATGAGGGAGCGGCAGAGAaattgcgacgtaagtatcctagcatgcggttagcgttattaattATGTAGTCAATATGAGTAGACCATGTTAAATTTTGACACCTTTCGGAGATGAAATCTAAGATGAAATTGGCGTGTCAGTTTGGACACAGGAACgaattgtgatgttgcttaagtTCATTTGCAAAGCCGCTACCATGTTTTAATGCTAGGACGCGAAGCATATAAAAAGCTGAACAGGGATATCACCTGTCGTGAGGAAAATTGTCTTGAACAATGAATAAAGCGCACTTTTTGCTCGTACCTAACGAGCAATTATTAGGAGACGTCGCATAATGCGTAGCCTTTAAAACTGGAACACCTGTACATTGATAGATTGGAGTGAACAAAAGGTGTCGAGGGAAGTCTGCTTCCATCATGCCTGACAGCTTCTATATCTTCCCTCGATACAATCTAGACTTCGCTCCGCTCACGGAAGGTTTCAGTGTATCATAAACGCTGTGGCCAGAAGGCTTCAAGCGGCTGGATTTTTTAGTTTACCTAGGGACTTATGGAGAGTACTCGGAGCAATAAAGTATTCTGGAGTGGCCTTGCAGCCAGAAAAGGGAGGAAAGGGAAGGCTCACCTATCAAGCGGTTGAGTTTCGTGGTTACAAGCATCACTAAGACCGCAGCAAACCAGGAACAACGTATAATACTGTTGTAGCACGTCATTAACACTGCAAACTCAGAAGGAAATGTCTGAATCTTTAGGAATGCACGCTTAATGCTGGTTAAGTTGAAGACTGCACCTGTAATTGCGGTTTGCGCACGTAGGTGAAAAGTGCAGTGTGGCGTGTGTTGAGAAACTGTTTATTTTAACTTATAACATCAAGGAAACGTATACACTAAACAGTGAACGTGGCGCTCGGCTTCCAGATGCCGCAAAAcaaagccttcaaagaacttcgcAACAAAGAGACGGCGTCGGACAGCCCGCGGACGGTCTAAGATTTGCATGTAGGAGATAAACACTTGTTTTGCACGCTATTAAACATTTTGTTAGTCTGTCTATTTTTGTATTGACTACATTGATTAGGCCTTGCCTCATTAGGTTTTTCCACAGGTTCGCTGATTCTTGAGCTGGATGGTAAGAGAGGGAAGCCTAGTATCTACTCTCTACAACATTGCGGTCCTCTACCTTCCAAGAGTTAAATCTCGATGATGGGATTATTATCACCCACAGCCGGTTTTACTCTGTCCAGGACTGATCTCGCCGGCGTTAATACGATATGTATCAAGTACCTAGTCATTGCTGCAGTGGTTGGTCGAGATAGACAGTTACTTATCCCGATGGCGTCCTATGACCTTGCCGGTACCTACGCCGTCGACTTTCGTTGCCTGTTCAACGTCGCTTGCTCACAGGCCAAAGTGACGTTCAGAATGAGTGCCAACCTAACTGGCACTCCCTCAGTGGCAGCCTAACTTCCTCTGTCAACGGTACTTGATTGTAATGGCGTCTTAGGAAACGCAGTTTTTGTCCAGGCATTTACGTCTAAGCGAAACAGGCTGGCTAACGAGCGACATCTATAGCGACCACACAATTGAAATGATACTTGTGTTGTTAGCGAACTTCCACCGTAAGGGAGGGCGGCGGATAAGTTCGACCACATGGGatttttttaaagtgcactgatatcgcacggcGCACGGGTCTCTGGccattcgcctccatcgaaatgctaccgccgcggccgggatcgaacccgcgtctttcgggtcagcagccgagcgccataaccactgaaccaccgcggcgtcTTTAAAGTCCTGTACCTGTGGCGCAGGGTGATCCTCAGAGCAGACAGGGTATTGCAACCGAGAGACCATGCCTGTGATGCAGTCATCAGTTCGGCACTGAGTGTATATATGTTTCTAAGAAGTCCATTTTTTCATCGTGCAAGGAGACAAATTCATTTTCAGAACTGCTGCCCCCGTCTTGTCTCCTGACTGCCTGAAAAATGCCCATCAAGCTGAGTCTAAATGCGTTTTATGCCCAATTTTGTAAATTCACGAAATCACGTCTACCAGCAAGGCTGTTTCTTGTACTGACTTTGTTTGCTGCATAGAACCGCTCTTCAGGCCGCAGTGGATTCCTAAATGGGAACTGTGCTGTTTGCTTTCACGAAGCTACATGAGGGAAGCCGTGCTTAGGGCGCCGGTTTAATTCAGACCACCGGGgattctttattgtacgctgacATCGGAATGCACataggtgccttttgcgtttcgactccGACGCctcagccgggattgaacccgtgtacTGTGGCACAGCAGGCTAGTTAGTGCTTGGACCACTGAGCTATCCCGGGTTCAAAAGTATGGAGGTCACGATGTCAGAAAACAAAACAGTTCGCGCTACTAGTGGCGGTCTGCACTCTCCGTTGTTTATGTGTATCACTCTTTGACTTTCCGAAGGACCATCTACGTAGGCACACTATAGATGCGAGAAGGCACGGTAGCGCCGCAAATATCGGTCAGCGAACCTCATGGCCTCCAGCAGTTTGCACCTGCTGTGCATTTTGGTGCCACAACACACGGTGATATGAAGGGAAGAAAATGCACCGGCAAcgtttaaaacaaatatgcaggAAAGTAAGCAGATTTTATTGTGGGAATTGTTTATTGCGAAGGAAATGATTTCTTGCAAAATTATTTCTGCGAAAATTTTTATTTATGTTATCGTGTATGTTTTAAGGCTAACACTAGCCAAGTCAAGTAAGATACTCGTGTCTTCATGGCGttctcatcatcaccatcatcatcatcatcatcatcatcatcatcatcagccttactacacccactgcagggcaaaggcctctcccatgtctctccaattaaccctatcctttgccagctgcatccaccctttgcctgcaaacttcttaatctcatccgcccagcaaactttctgccgccccctgctacgcttactttctcttgaaattcactccgttacctaaggaccagcggttatcttgctttcgcattacatgccctgcccaagcccatttctttctcttgatttcgattaggatgtcattaaccagtgtttgttccctcacccactctgcccacttccgatctcttaacgttacacctatcatttttctttccatggctcgctgcgttgtccttaacttaagctgaactcttttcgttagcctccacgtttctgccccgtaggtgagtgccggtaagattatgctgttttgcactttcctcttgagggaaattggtaaactgccactcatgatctgcgagaatttgccatatgcgctccacccgattcttatccttctagttacctccctctcatgatccggatcagctgtcactacctgccctaagtagacgtattccgtcactatttctaggctctcgctgccaattgtaaactgttgttcccttgctaggctgttgaacattaccttggttttctgcatgttaatttttagacccatcgatctgctctgcctgtctatctcattgatcataatttgcagttcacctcctgagtgactcagcaaggcaatgtcatcagcaaatcgcagattatttaggtattctccatttattcttattcccaactgttcccaattcaggcctcgaaatacctcctgtaaacatgcggtgaacagcattggcgagatcgtgtctccttgcctgacgcccttccttattggaagtttattgctgactttatggaggactatagtagctgtgcagttgctatatatatcttccagtatttggacataaggctcttccaccccctgattacgcaatgcctgtatgactgctgaggtttccactgagtcgaatgctttctcgtaatcaatgaaagctatatatagaggttggttatattctgcgcatttctctatcacctgattgatagtgtgaatatgatctattgtggaatatcctttacgaaagcctgcctgatcatttggttgattaaagtctaacgttgccctggctctattagcgattaccttagtaaatactttgtaggcaacggatagtaagctgatcggcctgtaatttttcaagtccttggcgtctcccttcttatgaattaagataatgtttgcattcttccaagcttctggtacagtcgaggtcacaaggcattgcgtatacagggtggctagtttttcaagcacgatgtcccctccatccttcaacagatctgctgttacctgatcttccccagctgcttttccccttttcattgcttctaaggctttctttacttcatctttcgttactggcgggatgaggcattgctgtgcactgctgtctttctcattagcgctctgattacattgaccactgtacaggtctgtgtagaactcttcggctacgttaactatcttatccatattgttaatgacattgccctgcttgtctcttaatgtatacatctggtttttacctatgcctagtttcctcttcactgtttttaggctacctccgttttttatagcatgctcgattctctccatattaaacttccttatgtcggctaccttgcgcttatttattaactttgatatctccgttagttctattctatcggtagggttagatgccctcatgttttggcgcttcttaatcagatctttagtCACCtaagatagcttcccggtatcctttcgaacggtcctaccgcctacttctactgcgcattccgtaattattgatgtcggATTGTCGTGCATTGAaggaacatcaagatcatcttcctcagttaaagccgaatatcggttttgcagcgctatcctaaactcctgtgctttccctcttgcggctaactcgttaatggtcttcctcttcactagcttcttccgttccctcttcaagtctaagctaattctagaccttaccattctgtggtcgctacaacgcacctttccgaggatggccacatcctgaatgatgccaggtttagcgcatactatgaagtcgatttcatttttaatctcaccattggggctcttccaggaccatttcctgttttctcgtttgcggaagaaggtattcatgatccgtaaatgattgctatccgcgaattcgactaataactctcccctgctatttctagagcctatcccatagtcacctaccgcgtggtcgtcagcatgcttcttgcccaGCTTcgtattgaagtcgcccatcagtacagtgtactgcgattttactttattcattgccgattctacatcctcatagaaactttcaacggtctggtcatcatggctggatgtgggtgcgtaggcctgcaccactttcagcttgtacctcctattcagcctaattactatagctgctaccctctcgttaatactgtagaactcctctacgttgccagctatatccttattaaggaggaatcccacacctagttctcgtctatcctctaacccgcgatagcacagtatgtgtccatcctttagtactgtatacgcctcacctgtcctcctaacttcgctaagccctgtcacatcccatttaattcccgctagttcctcaaacagcactgctaggctagcctcactagctaaagttctagtgttaaacattgccaggttcagattctaatggcggcctgtccggccTGTCCTCAGGATGGActaagtgctctttaagaaactcgcgtaGTCGGTGGCGTCAGCTTTTACTCTAGGGAATATTTAAAAACTCAGGGGCTCTCTTCTAAGTACCGCAGGAATTGTGCTATCGCAGGAAATGTGAAAGCTGTGAAGAGCAATCCTATTGTTCCTAATGCCTCTGTCTTGTTAATTTGTTGCTCCTTGTGCCATTGCTTTCTCGCAGGGAAATTCACCACTGCAACCATCACAAGCAAGATGGTGCTGCGGCCGCCGTCGGAAAGCTTCTGAATCCGCGATGCGCCGGGACCGTGAGAAGCACGATTCGCGTAGAAATTTTGACGAGTACACATGAAAAAAACATAATTTTCTATATTTTGGCTGCACTTTACGTTATACTTTTGCGCCACGAGGCCGGCATAGGCCAGATGATTATGACAAAAATATATTTCTAACAAAAGTTTTAATTAACTGGCGATTTTGTTTGAACCACTCCGCTTACATATCTAGTGGAGGAAAGAATAAGTATCTCGACAAATGACAACCAGTAGCTTAAGCGAAATATTAGCTTGCTGCGTAATCGATGAGATAACAAAAACCATAAAATGAGCAAAACATGCATGCATGCGTACATAAATACACCGGTCGTTCCATAATCAGTAGATATAAAATTTTGCATATGTTTCTTAGTTGCGCATTTTAGGGTATCGTGTCGACGTGAATTTCGCCGCAGGAAACTGTCGCAGCTGAAAAAGATGGTTCCgtaggaagcaaaaaaaaaggatagtAAAAACTGATAGAAAGCTTTGGCAAGCCGTCGCATATGGCAGGACAATTTTTATGGCACGAGTTTGGCAATAACATGGGCTTTTTCTTGCTGGCAAAGAGGTTCCTATCAGATTTACGACACAGTGTGTTTCGATTGGGCGGAATATATCGATTCTAATTCTCCTGCGTAGAAGAAGATGAATTTAAGCTTTTTCTAAAGCAGGCTCGATAAATGTTACCGTCGCCATCTCGATGACGACAAAAGTGGTGGAATCGCCACAGCTCATGCAACGCATTGCCGTATTGCAAAACACTGCTGCAGCAGCCTTCCGTTCTAACAAACGACGGTTAGCGCTAACTATAGGGCATTGCATTAGAGCCGACGCTGGCAGCCGCCAATGTTTACGGCCATGCTAACAATCTTTTATTGCGGGTGCACATAAGTTGCTACACGTGTAAATGCCTATAGATACATGGTCAAGTAAAGTTTAATTTGCCATCCGCGCTCAAGAGTTCTGGAATAAAATAGTGATTCTGTCGTCCCTAAATATCATTGGCCCAGCACATTACACGCTAGGAAAAAAGTAGTCAGTCATAAAATTATCTATCTCTATGCTTCCGTAGACAATATATTCATTGACTTCTGCACATGTAGGTCATAACCTGTATCAATATTTCAATCTCTTTTAAAAATTGACCTCATTATTTCGAACGAAATGAAAGAGGCCAAATTTACAATCCCTAATACGTACATTAAGGGAGATAGCTGAGGAGCTATTTGGTTTTCAGGCACATTAGCGTGATATTCAGCGCAACGAAGACTCACACGTACAAATGCGTACAAATGCTGAATAGGCCACCAGTGTGCTTGTTCAAACCTCCATACGCGAACGTATTCGCTCTGCCGCGACGAAGAGACCTGGAAGAACCTCGAAGCGCGTCGTTGAAGACCGATAACGAAGGCTATATCAGGCGAACCAAGGCCAGCTCCTTTGAGTAAGGACGGCGCTTCGGGTACTCCGCACCTCGCAGAATTTTTCCCAATTTCATGTGAAGCGCATTTGATGCGGATGCCACAATCCAGTGTGAAGTAGAGCGCCTTATTCTTTCGCCCACGGACACAGAAACAGTGAGTACTAACTGGTCTCAAATCTTCTGTTTTTTTAGGCTGCAATGAATAGGTCAGGGATGCGTCCCTTTCTGCGTAATAGTTCGCGCCAGAGTAGAAGTAAAGATTGGCACATCAAAAGGAAGCACAGGCACAATTCAAGCCACGAAGTCTACTGTACTGTACTGATGACTACTTTGCAGTATAGACTACTGCAGAGAGGGAGAAGAGAAGGAAACAATGCTTTTGCAACCGATTTCTCGAGTTGTTAACTGATGACCACAATTTTTAATTAACGCGACAGCATCAATGTCCTCGTTCAgcggaaaacccggcgtcgtgagcgaaaaatctccacagaagcaacctaggtggcaggtgggctaccTTAGTGTcctgacgttgtgacgtcatgacaaccTGCTGATCgtgttgtgagcaaactgcccaccttggcagatggcagttcaattaattatTGGTGAAGGGAGGTTTTTCCGCAAGAGGAACCTTGCTCTCACAAGTCCTTACCGTGGCTGTGTTataaacagccacctgctggggcAATGGTCAATGCCTTAACCACCCAACCAGTGAGCCAAGAGGGGCACGAAGACCCACGCCGATCTATGAGTGTACAGTAGAGAGTTATTAATTCTGCATAtaatgggcattaacccattaacggtatcgcgtcgtacccttaagatGCAGCCTAAGTGTAGCGTCTAGTTTCTTCTGGCACGTCTCAGTGCGTCTTTTGCACTTAGGTCGAATTTAGCTGCTGTTCAACGCAATGGAATGTTCAATGAATAGATAAAAACCTGGAAAGAAAGATTAATGAGAGGCGTGACACCAGGTTAACGGAGCTTGTTGGCGACCGCATCTCTAGTCTGGGAGCCGCAACTCACGTCGATTGCCATCGGTACGACCGTGAAAAAACTATTACTGGTACCGGCATACATATTACAATCTCAAATTATGAAGCTGCAGAATTCGAGAGATGCATTCTAAAATAGGCGACCTTGCTTAATAATTCCTTAAAATGTGCACTGCTTTCATTGCGCTTTCATGTGTACAGCTATTAATTACTCGACGATATCCCCGGACAAGCAAGTACAGGGCCTTCATGATAGGTGTTTTTGCAGAACCGCGGGTCCAATTGTTTATTAGCTTCATGTGTATTCTTGGCATGCAGTCAAGCAAATAACACTTGAAACGGCTGTCTGCCGACTGGGCTGCAACCCCGTTTTCCGATAAGTCTCTTTTGTGCCCCTAGACAGATGTACGTCATGTTCAGCATGACGGACATATGTTTTCTAAGAATGGCGTAGGGGTCGGCGCTTGACTTGGATGAAACGAACTAGAGTGTGTTGCAGTAGATGATATCAGTGTCGCACTTTGGGCTCTCCATgtttgttttttagttttttcgCAGTTCAATTCCTATGATCATGTTATAACTGTGTGCAGGCTGGCTTTGAAAAGCAACTTCAGAGATTAAACAACGCTGGTTATCCCTGCCTTGTCATAACCGCTGTTTGTGAAGCCTTGCTGCAGAAGATTAAATTCTCTTCGAGCAGTGCTGTAGCAAGCAAGCTGCGAGATATGAGGCCTCTGGCGGTGATTTCGTATTTGCACAAGATACCACACTACATCAAGGAGATAGGGGGTCATTATGGTGTCAAtgtggtgttttcagcaccatgtAAGATATGCTCCATGATGGACAAACGACCCCCGATGTGCGCTATTAAGCATAGGCAGCGTTATACGGAATGCAGGTCTAAAGTCATCTATAAGATAACGCTCAAGTTTGGCCGTGTCTACATCGGGCAGTCCAGCCGTTGTTTCGATGAGAGAGCGATTGAACACAAACggacaataaaaaacaatgaaagggggaacctccctgatcactgcagagattTTCAAGATTGCGGACCagtgctggaagaggcaaagttttcaaaaattatataaagcgcacttaggacaacagacaagggagaccaaacaacacaagcgcttgtgttgtttggtctcccttgtctgttgtcctaagtgcgctttatataatttttgaaaatgaacaaccaactagctcagatgtcaattctgcttcgaGGCAAAGTTTATTGGCAGAGGTAGAGAGCGAGTTGAAAGGGAAGTTATCGAAGCATTTCACATACAGAAAAGTGGGCAcacgtgcataagcacttcgtcggTCAAACTCACCGGCCGGGAACTGTCATGTCAGATGGTCATGTGTATATCCTGTCATTTAATCTTATCATGTTCGTAAATTTTTCATGTcttgttctgtgagtagcaattctctggcttttatgcTTAAACGGAATCTTTTTCTTTACATATactttttcttgttagcttgtcctGGCTAACATAACGCACTGGTGTTGATAGTAGACTGGCGTATAAAGGTGTTGTTTTCCGCAATAAAGTCAGTTGGTAGCAGGTGCTCTTTCTGTctttgtgtcttcctgtgttcgttcccttgcgccattcaactttatgatgaaccaactagcccaacagcaagtacttctgcctATGATAATTGGGTTATTTTCTTTACCTGCCGCCTTGACTTCTAATCAGGGGGCATGATTTTCTGGCCAACGTATGAAATATATCAGTCGGTTTTTCACTTCCAGAACAAAAGGTCATCCGGAAGCCCCTAGCCATGGCACCTCGGAGGCCTTTTCGTCGAGTTGTCGATGGCGTGCCGCGATGCGCCTGGATAGACCCAGACACCTACCGGGAAAGCCAGAAGTTCCAGGCAGAAAAAGGTGATTTGATACAGAGCACGTATCCGAAAAGCGGAACCTACTGGATGCAGTACATTACGCAACTGATCCTCAAGGGATTCGAGCCAGTAAGAACATACGACGAGTTCACAAGCAACACTCATGCCTTGGAATACATGAAGCATGATGGTTGGAAGCCTAAGCTACCCATGAGGATGTTCTTCACGCATTTACCGCTACACCTGGAGACTATGAGGGCCCACGATAAAAACATCTACGCTGCTCGTAACCCGTGGGATGTGTGTGTCTCATTCTACCACATGATGACCGATGTGAGCATCTGGAATTTTCAAGACGCCACTTTCGGCGAGTTCTTAGACGCTTTCCTAGAGACAGACCTTGGTTACGGAAGCTACTTCGACCACGTAGCCTCCGGCTACGCTTTGAAAGACGAACCCAATGTGTTCTTCGTCACGTATGAAGAAATGAAGCGGAACACCAGGGGAACAATTCTGCGCCTGGCCCGCTTCTTGGGCGAGTGCTACAGCAGTGCCCTGGAGGCAAACGAAACCCTTCTGCAAAATATCATCGAGTGGTCATCTCCGGAGTACACCCGAGATATTTTAATTATAGACTtcgcagaaaacaaaaatccAGCCCGGAAAAATATCTTtcaccgcaacaaactttcttgcAAACGAGGACACGAAGGCGATAA
Protein-coding sequences here:
- the LOC144119358 gene encoding 3-alpha-hydroxysteroid sulfotransferase-like; its protein translation is MAPRRPFRRVVDGVPRCAWIDPDTYRESQKFQAEKGDLIQSTYPKSGTYWMQYITQLILKGFEPVRTYDEFTSNTHALEYMKHDGWKPKLPMRMFFTHLPLHLETMRAHDKNIYAARNPWDVCVSFYHMMTDVSIWNFQDATFGEFLDAFLETDLGYGSYFDHVASGYALKDEPNVFFVTYEEMKRNTRGTILRLARFLGECYSSALEANETLLQNIIEWSSPEYTRDILIIDFAENKNPARKNIFHRNKLSCKRGHEGDKNKFPMVRTAKIGGWKEHFTPEQLACLEKKIQEEGNKASFIDLWKDIREEANVMSQDLQTRAVEWATQVAVSHGLIAI